One genomic window of Tenacibaculum tangerinum includes the following:
- a CDS encoding dihydroorotase encodes MQSYLIKNAHIVNENKIFKGDVLIEGEFIKEIGENIIPTDNVLMVDAEGKFLIPGMIDDQVHFREPGLTHKANIATESKAAIAGGITSFIEMPNTVPQATTQELLADKFDIASKTSYANYSFMFGGTNDNLEELLKTNPKDVAGIKLFLGSSTGNMLVDNEEVLEKIFSSTKMLISVHCEDEATIRKNTEEYKALYGDDIPIKYHPLIRSEEACYLSSSKAIELAKKTGARLHVFHLSTAKETQLFRNDIPLEEKQITAEVCIHHLWFTDADYDTKGTHIKWNPAVKTQQDKDGLWEALLDDRIDIIATDHAPHTLEEKSNVYTKAPSGGPLVQHAVIAVLEKVKEGVLSIEKAVEKMSHNPAKIFKIEKRGFIKEGFYADLVLVDTDKKWTVNRENILYKCGWSPFEGVEFSSQITHTFVNGNLLYNEGVFNDEVKGKRLLFNR; translated from the coding sequence ATGCAATCGTACTTAATTAAGAATGCACACATCGTTAATGAAAACAAAATTTTTAAAGGCGATGTTTTAATAGAAGGAGAATTTATTAAAGAAATAGGAGAAAATATAATTCCTACAGATAATGTATTGATGGTTGATGCTGAAGGAAAATTTTTAATCCCTGGTATGATTGATGACCAGGTGCATTTTCGTGAACCTGGATTAACACACAAAGCCAATATTGCCACTGAAAGTAAAGCTGCCATTGCTGGCGGAATTACTTCGTTTATTGAAATGCCCAATACCGTTCCGCAGGCAACGACCCAAGAATTATTAGCCGATAAGTTCGATATTGCTAGTAAAACATCGTATGCGAACTATTCGTTTATGTTCGGTGGTACGAATGACAACTTAGAAGAGTTGTTAAAAACCAATCCGAAAGATGTAGCAGGAATCAAATTGTTTTTAGGGTCATCAACAGGAAATATGTTGGTAGACAACGAAGAAGTATTAGAAAAAATATTTTCTTCAACCAAGATGCTAATCTCAGTGCATTGTGAAGACGAAGCAACCATTAGAAAAAATACAGAAGAGTATAAAGCACTATATGGCGATGATATTCCTATAAAATATCATCCATTAATTCGTAGTGAAGAAGCTTGCTATTTATCATCTTCAAAAGCCATTGAACTAGCGAAAAAGACAGGCGCAAGGTTACATGTTTTTCACTTGTCAACAGCGAAAGAAACACAGCTATTTAGAAACGATATTCCGTTAGAAGAAAAGCAAATTACGGCAGAGGTTTGTATACATCATTTATGGTTTACCGATGCAGATTACGATACCAAAGGAACACATATTAAGTGGAATCCGGCAGTAAAAACTCAGCAAGACAAAGACGGTTTATGGGAAGCATTATTAGATGATAGAATCGATATTATTGCTACAGACCATGCTCCGCATACCTTAGAAGAAAAAAGCAATGTGTATACCAAAGCACCAAGTGGAGGTCCGTTAGTACAACACGCAGTTATTGCTGTTTTAGAAAAAGTAAAAGAAGGGGTGCTTTCTATTGAAAAAGCAGTAGAGAAAATGAGTCACAACCCAGCAAAAATTTTCAAAATTGAAAAGAGAGGGTTTATCAAAGAAGGCTTTTATGCCGATTTGGTTTTGGTCGACACCGATAAAAAATGGACGGTTAATAGAGAGAACATTCTTTATAAATGTGGGTGGTCTCCCTTTGAAGGAGTTGAGTTTTCAAGTCAAATAACACATACATTTGTAAATGGAAACTTACTGTATAATGAAGGAGTTTTTAACGATGAGGTTAAAGGAAAACGATTGTTATTTAATAGGTAA
- a CDS encoding DUF4296 domain-containing protein yields the protein MKYFIYIGIGLFLLSCNSNTIYKKPKNLISKDSMIMLLTDMYIASSAKNQKNKFLKREKNYMILVYEKYKIDSTRFDASNTYYTSRVDEYSDILKKVKSNIDSLEATYRAIEDSIQGTKIIKKDSLIPAKEQELDEILEEPLERTTKKLDKKELERSR from the coding sequence ATGAAGTACTTTATTTATATAGGTATTGGGTTGTTTTTGCTATCGTGTAACAGCAATACGATTTATAAAAAACCCAAAAATTTAATTTCTAAAGATTCAATGATAATGTTGTTAACCGATATGTACATTGCATCTTCGGCAAAAAACCAAAAAAATAAATTTCTTAAAAGAGAAAAAAATTATATGATTTTGGTATACGAAAAGTATAAAATTGATAGTACTCGTTTTGATGCTAGTAATACCTATTACACCTCTAGAGTAGATGAATATTCAGATATTCTTAAAAAAGTAAAATCGAATATTGACTCTTTAGAAGCCACGTACAGAGCGATTGAAGACTCAATACAAGGAACCAAAATAATAAAAAAAGACTCTCTGATACCTGCTAAAGAACAAGAACTGGATGAAATTCTAGAAGAACCACTAGAAAGAACCACTAAAAAGTTGGATAAAAAAGAGTTGGAAAGAAGCCGATAA
- a CDS encoding DUF4271 domain-containing protein, which yields MQAVERITHNDSWIAIVIIVAIVLLAMMKLLKPTKLYGYAIAFVTPGFFHKRIEEGASFFSPFRLLLFTYSIIVISLFLFLILPLEIHSQRFFAFLLLLLFVTLYLSARFLIDHILANILGLSSIINYFLYTKSGYMYVLCIWLLPFVILYQYTFHNKVFLLVSFVILLIFRALLILNNNKKLVISKLFYFILYFCTLEIAPLLILYKSTTT from the coding sequence TTGCAAGCAGTAGAACGAATTACACATAACGATAGTTGGATTGCCATAGTTATTATCGTAGCTATTGTACTGCTGGCTATGATGAAATTACTTAAACCTACCAAACTATATGGGTATGCAATTGCATTTGTTACTCCTGGTTTTTTTCATAAAAGAATAGAAGAAGGAGCTTCGTTTTTTTCTCCCTTTAGATTACTTTTATTCACTTATTCGATCATTGTCATCTCGTTATTTTTATTCTTAATTTTACCTTTAGAAATACATTCTCAGCGCTTTTTCGCCTTCTTACTATTGCTTTTATTCGTTACCTTATACCTATCTGCACGTTTTTTAATTGATCATATATTGGCGAATATATTAGGATTGTCTTCTATTATAAATTATTTCTTGTACACAAAATCAGGGTACATGTATGTACTCTGTATCTGGTTACTGCCTTTTGTAATACTATATCAATACACTTTTCATAATAAAGTTTTTTTACTTGTATCGTTCGTTATACTACTTATTTTTAGAGCACTCTTAATTTTGAACAACAATAAAAAGCTTGTAATTAGTAAGTTGTTTTATTTTATTTTGTACTTTTGCACCCTTGAAATAGCACCGCTATTAATTCTTTATAAATCAACAACTACGTAA
- a CDS encoding fasciclin domain-containing protein, with the protein MKTVNIIYLVALSLLFSCKSENSKTNASDVSPEVKTEEVKLGGQSSVKDEVSDPDALRTAKSIADFSTLVAAIEAAGVEDAVVNAGPLTIFAPLNSAFDKLPAGTVEDLLKPENKSKLAFILTNHVAPANYPIQQLEKEAKKQRKLYMASGNYLPVENKEGKIFVNGIEIIKTVKVSNGWIHVIDQVLVPQE; encoded by the coding sequence ATGAAAACAGTTAACATAATTTACTTGGTTGCATTATCGTTGCTTTTCTCTTGTAAAAGCGAGAATAGTAAAACCAATGCTTCTGATGTAAGCCCAGAGGTAAAAACAGAAGAAGTGAAGTTAGGTGGACAATCTTCTGTAAAAGATGAAGTTTCGGATCCGGATGCTTTAAGAACAGCAAAAAGTATTGCAGATTTTTCAACATTGGTAGCTGCCATTGAGGCTGCTGGAGTAGAAGATGCAGTGGTAAATGCAGGACCTTTAACTATTTTTGCACCTCTAAACAGTGCTTTTGATAAACTACCAGCAGGTACGGTTGAAGATCTTTTAAAGCCAGAAAACAAATCAAAACTCGCATTTATTTTAACGAACCATGTAGCACCAGCAAACTATCCTATACAACAATTAGAAAAAGAAGCAAAGAAACAACGAAAGTTATACATGGCTTCTGGTAACTATCTTCCTGTAGAAAATAAAGAAGGTAAAATTTTTGTAAATGGGATAGAAATTATCAAAACAGTAAAGGTAAGTAATGGTTGGATACATGTTATCGATCAAGTGCTTGTACCACAGGAATAA
- a CDS encoding NAD-dependent epimerase/dehydratase family protein gives MILVTGGTGLVGSHLLYHLAQKSDTIRAIYRTEEKREHVKKIFSLYTTEVQLYFSKIEWMKADITNIPSLDPVFTNVTEVYHCAALVSFSPKDYRKMRQVNIEGTANLINFAIDGDVEKFCFVSSIAAVGDSINGKPINEENEWVESSENHGYAITKYGAEMEVWRGSQEGLDVVIVNPGVILGSGFWNEGSGKLFTQIHNGFSFYTEGVTGFIGVKDVVRTMIHLMTSDVINERFILVSENCSFKEVLFTIADRLDKKRPSIRIGKFATSLFWRVDWFLTKITGKEPLLTKNSAKSAHHKSFYTAEKIKTQLNIDFEPITNVISGIAKNFKH, from the coding sequence ATGATTTTAGTTACAGGTGGAACAGGTTTAGTCGGCTCGCATTTATTGTATCATTTAGCTCAAAAAAGCGATACTATTCGGGCTATTTATAGAACAGAAGAAAAGCGAGAACATGTTAAAAAAATCTTTTCGTTATACACAACCGAAGTTCAGCTATATTTTTCTAAAATTGAATGGATGAAGGCCGACATTACCAACATCCCTTCTTTAGACCCCGTATTTACCAATGTTACTGAAGTATATCATTGTGCTGCTTTGGTGTCTTTTAGTCCGAAAGATTATAGAAAAATGCGCCAAGTAAATATTGAAGGAACTGCCAATTTAATCAATTTCGCTATTGATGGAGACGTAGAAAAGTTTTGTTTCGTAAGCTCTATTGCTGCTGTGGGTGATTCCATAAATGGAAAACCTATTAACGAAGAAAATGAGTGGGTAGAGAGTAGTGAAAATCACGGGTATGCTATTACAAAGTACGGTGCTGAAATGGAAGTTTGGAGAGGAAGTCAAGAAGGGTTAGACGTTGTTATTGTAAATCCTGGTGTAATTTTAGGTAGTGGATTTTGGAATGAGGGTTCGGGTAAATTATTTACTCAAATACATAATGGGTTTTCTTTTTACACAGAAGGTGTTACGGGCTTTATTGGAGTAAAAGATGTAGTAAGAACCATGATACATCTCATGACTTCTGATGTTATTAATGAACGTTTTATTTTAGTTTCTGAAAACTGCTCGTTTAAAGAAGTTCTTTTTACGATTGCTGATAGGCTTGATAAAAAAAGACCTTCCATTCGCATAGGAAAATTTGCCACTTCCCTTTTTTGGAGAGTTGATTGGTTTTTAACGAAAATTACGGGCAAAGAACCGTTGCTTACAAAGAATTCTGCAAAATCGGCGCATCATAAATCGTTCTATACAGCCGAAAAAATTAAGACTCAGCTCAACATTGATTTCGAGCCTATTACCAATGTAATTTCTGGAATTGCAAAAAATTTTAAACACTAA
- a CDS encoding uroporphyrinogen-III synthase, translated as MKVKTILVSQPEPKTETSPYFDLAEKQKVKVDFRSFIHVEGVPVKEVRAQKIDLNNYSAIILTSRNAVDHFFRIAEEMRFTVPDDMKYFCQSEAVAYYLQKYVVYRKRKIYVGNRTFPELTKLIKKHKDEKFLLPSSDKLKPQIPEELDKLKVDWKRADLYRTVVSDLSDLENVFYDVLVFFSPSGIDSLFQNFPDFKQNDTRIAVFGSTTIKAVEDRGLRVDIAAPTPETPSMTMALEKYIKEVNKK; from the coding sequence ATGAAAGTTAAAACTATTTTAGTCTCTCAACCAGAACCAAAGACAGAAACTTCGCCTTATTTTGATTTGGCAGAAAAGCAAAAGGTTAAAGTTGACTTTCGCTCATTTATTCATGTCGAGGGAGTCCCCGTTAAAGAAGTAAGAGCCCAAAAAATAGACTTAAATAATTACTCAGCAATTATACTTACTAGTAGAAATGCTGTCGATCATTTTTTTAGAATCGCCGAAGAAATGCGCTTTACTGTTCCTGATGACATGAAATATTTTTGTCAGTCTGAAGCGGTAGCCTATTACTTGCAGAAATACGTTGTGTACCGTAAACGTAAAATTTATGTGGGTAACAGAACATTTCCTGAGTTAACAAAATTAATTAAAAAGCATAAAGATGAGAAGTTTTTACTTCCTTCTTCTGACAAATTAAAGCCTCAAATTCCTGAAGAATTAGACAAATTAAAAGTAGACTGGAAACGAGCAGATTTATACCGTACCGTCGTAAGTGATTTATCTGATTTAGAGAATGTTTTTTACGATGTTTTAGTATTTTTCAGTCCATCAGGAATTGATAGTTTATTTCAAAACTTTCCTGACTTTAAACAAAATGATACTCGAATCGCTGTATTTGGAAGCACCACCATTAAAGCTGTTGAAGACCGTGGATTGCGTGTAGATATTGCTGCACCAACGCCTGAAACACCTTCAATGACCATGGCTTTAGAAAAATATATTAAAGAGGTTAATAAGAAATAA
- a CDS encoding sterol desaturase family protein has protein sequence MEKYIDIIKSSYADYWNYVKQSVLMELNWENYFYGLIIISLVVWALEIVFPWRKNQPIFRKDFWLDAFYMFFNFFLLNLIVLIALSNTAEQLFNDILGVVGLSVGDLELFDINTFPYWVRILVFFVIIDFVQWFTHTLLHRYEFLWNFHKVHHSVKQMGFAAHLRYHWMEPVVYNSMKYIPLAIMGGFTAQDVAIVHFFNITIGHLNHANINWDYGWLKYILNNPRMHIWHHAKELPADKKTGVNFGITLSIWDYIFKTDYIPYNGRDIELGFNGDEKFPKDFMHQELYPIGKK, from the coding sequence ATGGAAAAATATATAGACATTATAAAAAGCTCGTACGCTGATTACTGGAACTACGTTAAGCAGTCTGTGTTAATGGAGTTAAACTGGGAAAATTATTTTTATGGTTTAATTATCATTTCTTTGGTTGTTTGGGCGTTAGAAATAGTGTTTCCATGGCGAAAAAATCAGCCGATTTTTCGCAAAGATTTTTGGTTAGATGCTTTTTATATGTTTTTCAACTTCTTCTTGTTAAACCTTATCGTGCTCATCGCTTTATCAAACACAGCCGAGCAATTGTTTAATGACATATTAGGAGTGGTGGGGCTATCGGTTGGCGATTTGGAATTGTTCGATATCAATACTTTTCCGTATTGGGTAAGAATTCTTGTTTTCTTTGTTATTATTGATTTTGTGCAGTGGTTTACCCATACGTTGCTTCATCGATATGAGTTTTTATGGAACTTTCATAAAGTACACCATTCTGTAAAACAAATGGGATTTGCAGCACACCTTCGTTACCATTGGATGGAACCCGTAGTATACAACTCTATGAAATATATTCCACTGGCTATTATGGGCGGATTCACAGCACAAGACGTGGCAATCGTTCATTTTTTTAACATTACCATCGGGCACTTAAATCATGCCAATATTAATTGGGACTACGGCTGGTTAAAATATATTTTGAACAATCCAAGAATGCATATTTGGCACCACGCGAAAGAACTTCCTGCTGATAAAAAAACAGGGGTAAACTTTGGTATTACCCTAAGCATTTGGGACTACATCTTTAAAACCGACTACATTCCGTATAACGGACGCGATATTGAGTTGGGTTTTAACGGAGATGAAAAGTTTCCGAAAGACTTTATGCATCAAGAACTATATCCTATAGGAAAAAAATAA
- a CDS encoding cytochrome c: MKYTHQLLLLLFSFLLFSCGNDKKNNQVDYSSKKAPEKTEVQKEVPKEEPAVSTTTANIDLSNKGIGPVKSVEIPSTIDPKMVEDGKELFKNKCSACHRSNKKFIGPNPTGILDRRSPEWIMNMIMNPEEMTKKDPIAKALLIEYNGSPMANQNINEQEARAILEYFRTLK; encoded by the coding sequence TTGAAATACACACACCAATTATTACTATTATTGTTTTCTTTTTTACTGTTTTCATGTGGAAACGATAAAAAGAATAATCAGGTAGATTATTCATCTAAGAAAGCACCAGAAAAAACAGAGGTACAAAAAGAGGTGCCCAAAGAAGAACCAGCGGTTAGCACCACTACGGCCAATATCGATTTATCCAACAAAGGAATTGGTCCTGTTAAATCGGTAGAAATTCCAAGCACAATAGATCCAAAAATGGTAGAGGACGGCAAAGAGTTGTTTAAAAACAAATGCTCGGCATGTCACAGATCTAATAAAAAATTTATTGGTCCTAATCCAACAGGAATACTCGATAGGAGATCTCCAGAATGGATAATGAATATGATTATGAATCCTGAAGAGATGACTAAAAAAGACCCTATAGCAAAAGCGTTATTAATAGAGTATAACGGTTCGCCTATGGCAAATCAAAATATCAATGAGCAAGAGGCTAGAGCTATCTTAGAATATTTTAGAACTTTAAAATAA
- a CDS encoding polyprenol monophosphomannose synthase translates to MKSDALVIIPTYNEKENIEAIIRATFNQEKVFHVLVVDDNSPDGTAAIVERLQTEFPNRLFIEKRMGKNGLGTAYIHGFKWALSKKYDYIIEMDADFSHDPNDLIRLYDECATNGADVAIGSRYSVGVNVVNWPMSRVLLSYLASKYVRLITQIPIYDTTAGFVCYKRNVLETIQFDKVKFVGYAFQIEMKYKAWKHQFNIKEVSVIFTDRVLGKSKLSKGIIKEAVFGVIKMRINGLPK, encoded by the coding sequence ATGAAGTCAGACGCTCTAGTCATAATTCCTACCTATAACGAAAAAGAAAACATCGAAGCCATTATTCGAGCAACTTTTAATCAAGAAAAGGTATTTCATGTATTGGTGGTTGATGATAACTCACCTGACGGAACAGCTGCGATTGTAGAACGTTTGCAAACCGAGTTTCCAAACCGACTTTTTATTGAAAAAAGAATGGGAAAAAACGGATTGGGTACTGCCTACATTCACGGATTCAAATGGGCACTTTCAAAGAAATATGACTATATTATCGAAATGGATGCCGATTTTTCACACGACCCAAATGATTTGATTCGATTGTATGATGAATGCGCTACTAACGGAGCCGATGTAGCTATAGGGTCGAGATATTCGGTAGGAGTTAATGTAGTTAATTGGCCAATGAGTAGAGTCTTGTTGTCGTATCTTGCCTCAAAATATGTGCGCTTAATAACGCAAATACCAATTTACGACACTACCGCTGGTTTTGTGTGCTACAAACGAAACGTATTAGAAACCATTCAGTTCGACAAAGTTAAGTTTGTAGGATATGCGTTTCAAATAGAAATGAAATACAAAGCGTGGAAGCACCAATTTAATATCAAAGAAGTTTCGGTTATCTTTACCGATAGAGTTTTAGGAAAATCAAAACTAAGCAAGGGTATTATAAAAGAAGCTGTCTTTGGCGTTATAAAAATGAGAATTAATGGATTACCAAAATAA
- the tyrS gene encoding tyrosine--tRNA ligase: protein MTQNLVEELQWRGMIHDIMPGTEEQLQKEMTAAYIGFDPTSDSLHIGSLVPIILLVHIEKAGHKPIALVGGATGMIGDPSGKSDERNLLNEETLAKNVSGIKKTLARFLNFDNGAENSPILVNNYDWMKDFSFIDFARDVGKRITVNYMMAKDSVKKRISGEAGGGMSFTEFTYQLIQGYDFYHLYKTYNCKLQMGGSDQWGNITTGTELVRRMTSEEDAKAYAATCPLITKADGSKFGKSEGGNVWLDAEKTSVYKFYQFWLNTSDEDAEKYIKIFTFLDKETIEALTSEHAKAPHQRVLQKKLAEEVTTFVHSKEELEKAVKASNILFGNSTAEDLKSLDEQTFLDLFDGVPQAEVTSEDITEGLDMIAALAAKTGFLKSNGDARRALKENSISVNKEKVKEDFTITSKDLIANKYVLLQRGKKNYFLLKIA from the coding sequence ATGACCCAAAATTTAGTAGAAGAGTTACAATGGCGTGGAATGATACACGATATCATGCCAGGAACTGAAGAACAGTTGCAAAAAGAAATGACCGCAGCCTATATTGGTTTTGACCCCACTTCAGATTCTTTACACATTGGAAGTTTGGTGCCTATTATTTTATTGGTTCATATTGAAAAAGCAGGACACAAACCCATTGCTTTAGTAGGAGGAGCAACAGGAATGATTGGAGACCCTTCGGGAAAATCTGACGAACGTAACTTACTCAATGAAGAAACATTAGCAAAAAACGTATCAGGAATTAAAAAAACACTAGCACGTTTTTTAAATTTTGATAACGGAGCAGAAAATTCTCCAATTTTAGTGAATAATTACGATTGGATGAAAGATTTTTCTTTCATAGATTTTGCTCGTGATGTAGGTAAACGTATTACGGTAAATTACATGATGGCAAAAGATTCCGTAAAAAAACGTATTTCAGGAGAAGCAGGTGGAGGAATGAGTTTTACCGAGTTTACCTATCAATTAATTCAAGGGTACGATTTTTATCATTTGTACAAAACCTACAATTGTAAACTACAAATGGGAGGCTCTGACCAATGGGGAAACATCACAACAGGTACAGAATTGGTTCGTAGAATGACTTCGGAAGAAGATGCCAAAGCCTATGCCGCAACCTGTCCATTAATTACCAAAGCTGATGGTTCTAAGTTTGGAAAGTCAGAAGGAGGAAACGTATGGTTAGATGCCGAGAAAACATCGGTTTATAAATTTTACCAATTTTGGTTAAATACTTCGGATGAAGATGCCGAGAAGTACATTAAAATATTTACCTTTTTAGATAAAGAAACCATTGAAGCTTTAACTTCAGAGCACGCAAAAGCACCTCACCAAAGAGTTTTACAAAAAAAACTAGCCGAAGAGGTAACCACTTTTGTACACTCAAAAGAAGAGCTAGAGAAGGCAGTAAAAGCTTCTAATATTTTATTCGGAAACTCTACCGCCGAAGATTTAAAGAGTTTAGATGAGCAAACTTTTTTAGATCTATTTGATGGAGTGCCTCAAGCTGAGGTTACCTCAGAAGATATTACTGAAGGACTCGATATGATTGCTGCTTTAGCCGCTAAAACAGGTTTTTTAAAATCGAATGGAGATGCACGTAGAGCCTTAAAAGAAAACTCGATTTCTGTTAACAAAGAAAAAGTAAAAGAAGACTTTACAATTACCTCTAAAGATTTAATTGCCAACAAGTATGTATTGCTACAAAGAGGTAAAAAGAACTATTTTTTGTTAAAGATTGCTTAA